Proteins encoded in a region of the Isoalcanivorax pacificus W11-5 genome:
- a CDS encoding BCCT family transporter, giving the protein MKMPKLVVQPVVFSVSAVLIVVVVILSFFYAKAMGSAFTLAQSQFATYAGWFYIISVNIFLLFVLYLMFSRFGRIRLGGPDAQPEFSTRGWIAMLFSAGMGIGLVFYSVAEPISHFASPPQGMEGGTVEAAKRAMTITLFHWGFHAWALYAVIALALAFFAFNRGLPLTVRSAFYPLLGERVNGPIGHLIDILAVVATMFGLATSLGIGVEQINAGLNVLVGLPQNAWTQIALIAGITLIALWSVLNGLDAGVRRLSEINMGLAALLMLFVFLLGPSLFILNSVVQNLGAYLRELVELSTWTESYGDTRWQHQWTIFYWAWWIAWSPFVGMFIARISRGRTIREFLAAVLFVPMLMTTVWMTVFGGTALFEELFGAGGIVAAVDSDIATALYALLDRFPFANLTSAVAVMVVIAFFVTSSDSGSLVVDSITAGGKENTPAIQRIFWVVAEGAVAAALLLAGGLEALQAGAVLTGLPFAMVLLLICYSLHKGLSEEWRNMRGGGSEPEYLWQKGRLSRFNQRKDDENN; this is encoded by the coding sequence ATGAAAATGCCAAAACTCGTTGTACAGCCGGTGGTGTTCAGTGTCTCCGCCGTGCTGATCGTCGTGGTGGTGATCCTGAGCTTTTTCTACGCCAAGGCCATGGGCAGTGCCTTCACCCTGGCGCAGTCCCAGTTCGCCACCTACGCCGGCTGGTTCTACATCATCAGCGTGAATATTTTCCTGTTGTTTGTGCTCTACCTGATGTTCAGCCGTTTTGGCCGCATACGTCTCGGTGGCCCCGATGCGCAGCCGGAATTCAGCACGCGCGGCTGGATTGCCATGCTGTTCTCCGCCGGCATGGGCATCGGGCTGGTGTTCTACAGTGTGGCTGAACCCATCAGCCATTTCGCATCGCCGCCGCAGGGGATGGAAGGTGGCACCGTGGAAGCCGCCAAGCGTGCCATGACCATTACGCTGTTTCACTGGGGCTTCCACGCCTGGGCGCTGTACGCGGTGATCGCGCTGGCGCTGGCATTTTTCGCCTTTAACCGTGGTTTGCCGCTGACCGTGCGCTCGGCGTTCTATCCGCTGCTGGGGGAAAGAGTGAATGGCCCGATTGGTCACCTGATCGATATTCTCGCGGTGGTGGCGACCATGTTCGGCCTGGCCACATCGCTGGGTATCGGGGTGGAGCAGATCAATGCGGGCCTGAACGTACTGGTGGGCCTGCCGCAAAATGCCTGGACACAGATCGCGTTGATCGCGGGCATTACCCTGATCGCGCTCTGGTCGGTGCTCAACGGCCTGGATGCCGGCGTGCGCCGGCTGTCGGAGATCAACATGGGGCTGGCGGCCTTGTTGATGCTGTTCGTGTTCCTGCTCGGGCCGAGCCTGTTCATTCTCAATTCAGTGGTGCAGAACCTGGGTGCCTACCTGCGCGAGCTGGTAGAGCTGTCCACCTGGACGGAATCCTACGGTGATACACGCTGGCAGCATCAATGGACCATTTTCTACTGGGCCTGGTGGATTGCCTGGAGCCCGTTCGTGGGCATGTTCATCGCGCGTATTTCCCGTGGCCGCACCATCCGCGAATTTCTGGCAGCGGTGCTGTTCGTGCCGATGCTGATGACCACCGTCTGGATGACGGTATTTGGTGGTACGGCGCTGTTTGAGGAGCTGTTTGGTGCCGGCGGCATTGTGGCGGCGGTGGACAGTGATATTGCGACGGCGCTGTACGCACTGCTGGACAGGTTCCCGTTTGCGAACCTGACGTCGGCCGTGGCGGTGATGGTAGTGATCGCATTCTTTGTCACCTCGTCGGATTCCGGCTCGCTGGTCGTGGACAGCATCACCGCCGGTGGCAAGGAAAACACCCCGGCGATCCAGCGTATATTCTGGGTGGTTGCCGAAGGCGCGGTGGCGGCAGCATTGCTGCTGGCCGGCGGGCTGGAAGCGTTGCAGGCGGGTGCGGTGCTGACCGGGCTGCCGTTTGCGATGGTGTTGTTGCTGATCTGCTACAGCCTGCACAAGGGGCTTTCGGAAGAATGGCGGAATATGCGCGGTGGTGGGAGTGAACCGGAGTATCTGTGGCAAAAAGGCCGATTGTCGCGGTTCAACCAGCGCAAGGATGACGAGAACAATTGA
- a CDS encoding N-acyl-D-amino-acid deacylase family protein, producing MTQPYDIILRNGLYFDGTGATPAAVRHLGIRDGRVTTVSATALDETGCPSVIDATGRWITPGFLDMHTHYDAEILAAPSLSESVRHGVTTVMVGSCSLSMVCSDAEDASDIFTRVETVPREKVLPLLQTRKHWSTPAEWVRFVRRQPLGPNVMSMLGHSDLRVATLGLVRATDHAVVPSEAEMQQMEKVLEEALDEGFLGLSTMCLKWDKVDGDRAWSKSLPSTYARWRELRRLNRLLRQRGRVHQGAPNAANPLQVTQYFHQTLGLLGKPLKTTLIALFDLKGNATTRPLAKFVSWAANLLGGNFRWQLLPTPFTVYADGIDVVFFEEFGAGEMALDLREQVERNKLLQDEQYRRNFRKFYGEKLSPRVWQRDFGDALVLDCPDAQLVGRNFADIARERGIHVVDLFLDLVVEHGRALRWYTTIGNHRREVLEKMVTDAHTLITFSDAGAHLRNMAFYNLPLRFLKMVYDSQASDRPIMSLERAVWRVTGEQADWLGVDAGHIREGDRADIVVLNPAAFDQDLNAVHWAEMENFDLQRLVNRNPGLVEHVLINGRVAVDNEALVPALGRQAGFGTFLPAL from the coding sequence ATGACACAGCCCTACGACATCATCCTGCGCAACGGCCTGTACTTCGACGGCACCGGCGCGACCCCGGCCGCCGTCCGTCATCTCGGCATCCGCGATGGCCGCGTCACCACCGTCAGCGCGACAGCGCTGGACGAAACCGGCTGCCCGAGTGTGATCGACGCCACCGGTCGCTGGATCACGCCCGGCTTTCTCGACATGCACACCCACTACGATGCCGAGATCCTGGCGGCCCCGAGCCTGTCGGAATCCGTGCGCCACGGCGTCACCACCGTGATGGTGGGCAGTTGCTCACTGAGCATGGTGTGCAGCGACGCCGAAGATGCCTCGGATATTTTCACCCGCGTGGAAACAGTACCGCGCGAAAAAGTGCTGCCGCTGTTGCAGACGCGCAAGCACTGGTCCACCCCCGCTGAATGGGTACGCTTCGTGCGCCGGCAACCGCTCGGTCCCAATGTGATGTCGATGCTCGGCCACAGCGACCTGCGCGTGGCCACGCTCGGCCTGGTCCGCGCCACCGATCATGCCGTGGTGCCCAGCGAAGCGGAAATGCAGCAAATGGAAAAGGTCCTCGAAGAAGCGCTCGACGAGGGCTTTCTCGGCCTCTCCACCATGTGTCTGAAATGGGACAAGGTGGACGGCGACCGCGCCTGGTCGAAAAGCCTGCCCAGCACCTACGCGCGCTGGCGCGAATTGCGCCGGCTGAACCGCCTGTTGCGCCAGCGCGGCCGCGTGCATCAGGGTGCGCCGAACGCGGCCAATCCGTTGCAGGTGACGCAGTATTTTCATCAGACGCTCGGTCTGCTTGGCAAACCACTGAAGACCACGCTGATCGCGCTGTTCGACCTCAAGGGCAATGCCACCACCCGGCCGCTGGCGAAGTTCGTGTCCTGGGCTGCCAATCTGCTCGGCGGCAATTTCCGCTGGCAACTGCTGCCGACGCCGTTCACCGTCTACGCCGATGGCATCGACGTGGTGTTCTTCGAGGAATTCGGTGCCGGGGAAATGGCGCTGGACCTGCGCGAACAGGTAGAGCGCAACAAGCTGCTGCAGGATGAACAGTACCGGCGCAATTTCCGTAAATTCTACGGCGAAAAACTCAGCCCGCGCGTCTGGCAGCGTGACTTTGGCGATGCACTGGTGCTGGACTGCCCGGACGCGCAACTGGTGGGCCGCAACTTCGCCGACATCGCCCGCGAGCGTGGCATTCATGTCGTGGATCTGTTCCTGGACCTGGTCGTGGAACACGGCCGCGCGCTGCGCTGGTACACCACCATCGGCAACCATCGCCGGGAGGTACTGGAAAAGATGGTGACCGACGCACACACCCTGATCACCTTCTCCGATGCCGGCGCACACCTGCGCAACATGGCGTTCTATAACCTGCCGCTGCGCTTTCTGAAAATGGTGTACGACAGCCAGGCATCCGACAGGCCGATCATGTCACTGGAACGTGCAGTGTGGCGCGTCACCGGCGAACAGGCCGACTGGCTCGGCGTGGACGCCGGCCATATTCGTGAAGGTGACCGTGCGGATATCGTCGTGCTCAATCCAGCCGCGTTCGATCAGGACCTGAACGCGGTGCACTGGGCAGAAATGGAGAACTTTGACCTGCAACGGCTGGTGAACCGTAATCCGGGGCTGGTAGAGCATGTGCTGATCAACGGCCGCGTGGCGGTGGACAATGAGGCGCTGGTGCCAGCGCTTGGCCGGCAGGCTGGTTTTGGTACTTTTCTGCCGGCGCTCTGA
- a CDS encoding helix-turn-helix transcriptional regulator has product MHYFARSGGMQGFDALVRELGGDPQALLRAAGLPAGLFANPDLYVDYMALARLTTLAAERCQAPDFGVRLGLRQGLEVLGPLASFLCLQATIGDALQLLVRHMDFHAHGVVLTTLLEGGDVVFRLGFAFEDDVECGQLGALSVLQVLQGLRQVQPEPLPPRNLTLCLPLDEALLRHHTGLASPITTGAPCNSLRFPAPLLSRPVAVSEALRARLTQQWRVEYGDSGLAAQVGRVMMALLPTGECSLAQVAAMIGLHPRTLQQRLKQEQRPYGALLRDTRYALACQYLDRTDMGVTTLALNLGYEDIAAFSRAFRRWTGQSPSDWRQARREG; this is encoded by the coding sequence ATGCACTATTTCGCCCGCAGTGGTGGCATGCAAGGGTTTGACGCGCTGGTCCGTGAACTGGGGGGCGACCCCCAGGCCCTGCTGCGCGCCGCGGGCCTGCCGGCAGGTCTGTTCGCCAACCCGGACCTCTATGTGGACTACATGGCATTGGCGCGTCTGACCACGCTGGCCGCCGAGCGCTGCCAGGCGCCGGATTTTGGTGTGCGGCTGGGCCTGCGCCAGGGGCTGGAAGTGCTCGGGCCGCTGGCGTCGTTCCTGTGCCTGCAGGCCACTATCGGTGATGCACTGCAACTGCTGGTGCGGCACATGGATTTCCACGCCCACGGCGTGGTCCTGACGACGCTGCTGGAAGGTGGTGACGTCGTGTTCCGGCTGGGGTTCGCATTTGAAGACGACGTTGAATGCGGTCAACTGGGCGCGTTGAGCGTGCTACAGGTCTTGCAGGGGCTGCGCCAGGTACAGCCTGAGCCGTTGCCCCCACGCAACCTGACCCTGTGCCTGCCCCTGGATGAAGCCCTGTTGCGCCACCACACCGGGCTGGCAAGCCCGATCACAACCGGCGCACCGTGCAACAGTCTGCGCTTCCCAGCGCCACTGCTCAGCCGCCCGGTCGCGGTCAGTGAGGCGCTGCGCGCGCGGCTGACACAGCAATGGCGGGTGGAATACGGCGACAGCGGCCTGGCGGCGCAGGTGGGGCGGGTGATGATGGCGCTGTTGCCCACCGGGGAATGTTCGCTGGCCCAGGTGGCGGCGATGATCGGGCTGCATCCGCGTACCTTGCAGCAGCGGTTGAAACAGGAGCAGCGGCCCTATGGCGCCCTGCTGCGCGACACGCGTTATGCGCTTGCCTGCCAGTATCTGGATCGCACTGATATGGGCGTCACCACGCTGGCGCTGAATCTCGGGTATGAAGACATTGCCGCGTTCAGCCGTGCGTTTCGCCGCTGGACGGGGCAGTCGCCGAGTGACTGGCGTCAGGCACGCCGTGAGGGCTGA
- a CDS encoding sterol desaturase family protein produces the protein MDDMASLILLALAPVFVGCVAWEAWALRHLGKYTLVDTVSNASLALLHQVSDGIFNVLVATAAYAFFYQHRLFDLSLTPWTILLLFLLQDFFYYWFHRGSHMIRWMWASHVTHHSSERLNLSTAFRQSFTYPVSGMWLFWVPLAWVGFTSQQVILVVGLNLAYQFFVHTEVVRRLPRPLEYLFNTPSHHRVHHARNPRYIDRNFGGVLIIWDRLFGTFEPERDDEPCEYGITRQIHSHNPFTLTLHEWHDMLRDARHSGSVTAAIKTLFGKPPAHQPSRRA, from the coding sequence ATGGACGATATGGCCTCCCTCATCCTGCTTGCGCTGGCACCGGTATTTGTCGGCTGCGTGGCGTGGGAAGCCTGGGCCTTGCGCCACCTTGGCAAATACACGCTGGTGGACACCGTCTCCAACGCTTCGCTGGCGCTGCTGCATCAAGTCAGTGACGGCATCTTCAACGTGCTGGTGGCCACCGCTGCCTACGCGTTTTTCTACCAGCACCGGCTGTTTGATCTGTCGCTGACGCCCTGGACCATCCTGCTGCTTTTTTTATTGCAGGATTTCTTCTATTACTGGTTCCATCGCGGCAGCCACATGATCCGCTGGATGTGGGCCTCGCACGTCACGCACCACTCTTCCGAACGGCTGAACCTGTCCACGGCCTTCCGGCAGAGCTTCACCTATCCGGTGTCCGGCATGTGGCTGTTCTGGGTGCCGCTGGCCTGGGTCGGCTTTACGTCGCAACAGGTGATTCTGGTCGTGGGGCTGAACCTGGCCTATCAGTTTTTTGTGCATACCGAAGTGGTGCGCCGGCTGCCCCGGCCGCTGGAATATCTGTTCAACACACCGTCCCATCACCGCGTGCATCACGCCCGCAACCCGCGCTATATCGATCGCAATTTTGGCGGTGTGCTGATTATCTGGGACCGTCTGTTCGGCACCTTCGAGCCCGAACGCGATGATGAGCCCTGCGAATACGGCATCACCCGGCAGATCCACAGCCACAATCCGTTCACGCTGACACTGCACGAATGGCACGACATGCTGCGCGATGCACGCCACAGCGGTTCTGTCACTGCCGCGATAAAAACCCTGTTCGGCAAACCACCGGCACATCAGCCCTCACGGCGTGCCTGA
- a CDS encoding EstA family serine hydrolase has translation MSLLPPRLRLFPRPDSPARADRGREAPAARGGLPEAAIDGIQRSLERVHATGMSPGVALALRRHGELVFDRALGFADPQAGTPLTVDTPICLFSASKAVTAMLVHHLAEQGQLDLHQRVSHYLPEYGQAGKHRTTLMHVLTHRAGVPRIREPVSPEDLFDHERIMTLMCRARPEKPGRQQAYHAITAGFVLGEVMERVTGETVNQILDRVIRQPMGMRYFRFGLGDEGLPPAKNAATGLQLPPVDLFLKHAVGGGLQEVVTLSNDPRFQQVTIPAGNLYATAEEASRFFQMLLDDGQYQGRQLFRPQTVRLATGRTGRGGRVDRTLMLPLEFSPGFMLGARAISVYGPGTPNAFGHLGFINIYCWADPDRALSGALLTTGKGLVGPLFPSLLRLQHRINTVTRL, from the coding sequence ATGTCCCTGCTGCCCCCACGCCTGCGCCTGTTTCCCCGTCCCGACTCGCCCGCCCGGGCCGACCGCGGGCGTGAAGCACCGGCCGCGCGTGGCGGGCTGCCGGAAGCGGCCATCGACGGTATCCAGCGCAGCCTGGAGCGCGTCCATGCCACCGGCATGAGCCCGGGCGTGGCGCTGGCGCTGCGACGCCACGGCGAACTGGTGTTCGACCGCGCGCTGGGCTTCGCGGATCCACAGGCCGGCACACCACTGACCGTGGACACTCCCATCTGCCTGTTTTCCGCCTCCAAGGCGGTCACCGCCATGCTGGTGCATCATCTGGCCGAACAGGGGCAACTCGACCTGCACCAGCGCGTCAGCCACTACCTGCCCGAGTACGGTCAGGCCGGCAAGCACCGGACCACGCTGATGCATGTGCTGACGCACCGCGCCGGCGTGCCGCGTATCCGCGAGCCGGTGTCGCCGGAAGACCTGTTCGATCACGAGCGCATCATGACGCTGATGTGCCGCGCACGCCCGGAAAAACCCGGCCGGCAGCAGGCTTACCACGCCATCACCGCCGGCTTTGTCCTCGGCGAAGTCATGGAACGTGTCACCGGCGAAACCGTCAACCAGATTCTCGACCGCGTGATCCGCCAGCCGATGGGCATGCGCTACTTCCGCTTCGGCCTCGGCGACGAAGGACTGCCGCCGGCAAAGAATGCCGCCACCGGCCTGCAACTGCCGCCCGTGGACCTGTTTCTCAAACACGCCGTGGGTGGCGGCCTGCAGGAAGTCGTGACGCTGTCCAACGATCCGCGCTTCCAGCAGGTCACCATTCCCGCCGGCAATCTTTACGCCACCGCCGAGGAAGCCTCGCGCTTTTTCCAGATGCTGCTCGACGATGGCCAGTATCAGGGCCGGCAACTGTTCCGCCCGCAGACCGTGCGCCTGGCCACCGGCCGCACAGGACGCGGCGGGCGGGTAGACCGCACGCTGATGCTGCCGCTGGAATTCTCGCCGGGCTTCATGCTCGGCGCCCGCGCCATCAGCGTCTACGGACCGGGGACACCAAATGCCTTCGGCCACCTCGGCTTCATCAATATCTACTGCTGGGCCGACCCGGACCGTGCGCTGTCCGGCGCGCTGCTGACCACCGGCAAGGGGCTGGTGGGGCCGCTGTTCCCGTCGCTGTTGCGCCTGCAACACCGCATCAACACGGTCACCCGGTTGTAA
- a CDS encoding DUF962 domain-containing protein — MNTIKQSGFQSFAEFYPYYLQEHSNPTCRRLHFFGTLGVLGMLLAVILGVTPWLLLALPVFGYGFAWVGHFVFEKNRPATFKHPFYSLAGDFVMFKDILTRRIAW; from the coding sequence ATGAACACGATCAAACAGTCCGGTTTCCAGTCCTTTGCAGAGTTCTATCCGTATTACCTGCAGGAGCACAGCAACCCCACCTGCCGGCGGTTGCATTTCTTCGGCACGCTGGGCGTGCTGGGTATGCTGCTGGCGGTGATCCTTGGTGTCACGCCCTGGCTGCTGCTGGCGTTGCCGGTGTTCGGCTACGGTTTTGCCTGGGTTGGGCATTTCGTGTTCGAGAAAAACCGTCCGGCGACGTTCAAGCATCCGTTCTACAGCCTGGCTGGCGATTTCGTGATGTTCAAGGATATCCTGACCCGCCGTATTGCCTGGTGA
- the ybaK gene encoding Cys-tRNA(Pro) deacylase → MTPAIDSLKKAGVPFAVHQYSHDAHAESWGTEAADKLGLAPARVFKTLVVAQENGTLAVGIVPVAGLLDLKHLARALGCKKVAMADPKQVERSTGYVLGGVSPLGQKRRLATVIDHTAQQFETIFISAGRRGLEVEIAPDDLAAQLDARFAGIGK, encoded by the coding sequence GTGACACCCGCCATCGACAGTCTGAAAAAAGCCGGCGTGCCGTTTGCTGTGCATCAGTACAGCCACGACGCGCACGCTGAATCCTGGGGCACCGAAGCGGCAGACAAACTCGGCCTGGCCCCGGCACGGGTGTTCAAGACACTGGTGGTGGCGCAGGAGAACGGCACGCTGGCAGTGGGCATCGTGCCGGTGGCCGGGCTGCTGGACCTGAAGCATCTGGCGCGCGCGCTGGGCTGCAAGAAGGTCGCCATGGCCGATCCGAAACAGGTGGAGCGCAGCACCGGGTATGTGCTTGGCGGCGTCAGCCCCCTGGGGCAAAAACGCCGGCTGGCGACGGTCATCGACCATACCGCGCAGCAGTTTGAGACCATCTTCATCAGCGCCGGCCGGCGTGGGCTGGAGGTGGAAATCGCACCGGATGATCTGGCCGCGCAACTGGACGCGCGGTTTGCCGGGATCGGCAAATGA
- a CDS encoding CaiB/BaiF CoA transferase family protein produces the protein MNTPRLPLSGIRVIELGQLLAGPFAGALLGYFGAEVIKVEPPGGDPIRGWRKLDDDGTSFWWRSLARNKKCVTLDLKQPQGIALARQLIEGADVVVENFRPGMMESWQLGPADFRDSHPGLVYARISGYGQDGPYADKPGFASVCEGIGGFRYVNGFPGERPVRPNLSMGDTLAGIHAALGIVLALFERERGGDGQVVDVSLFESVFNLLEAVIPEFDGAGVVRGPSGSTVTGIVPTNTYLCADGRYVIIGGNGDSIFKRLMSAAGRDDMANDARLANNSGRVQHEQMIDDALSAWCAGLDSQAVLAALETARVPAGPIYSVADMFNDPHFHARGLFEQVEINGKPLRIPALMPKLAGTPGRTRWPGQATGTHNEEILRDGLGLDDATWAALQKSGVIG, from the coding sequence ATGAACACCCCTCGCCTGCCGCTTTCCGGCATCCGCGTGATCGAACTCGGCCAGTTGCTGGCAGGCCCCTTTGCCGGTGCACTGCTGGGCTATTTCGGTGCCGAGGTCATCAAGGTGGAACCCCCCGGTGGTGATCCGATTCGCGGCTGGCGCAAACTTGACGACGACGGCACCTCGTTCTGGTGGCGCAGCCTGGCACGCAACAAGAAGTGCGTGACACTGGACCTGAAACAACCACAGGGCATCGCGCTGGCGCGGCAGCTGATCGAAGGCGCCGATGTGGTGGTGGAAAACTTCCGCCCCGGCATGATGGAAAGCTGGCAACTCGGGCCGGCGGATTTCCGCGACAGCCACCCTGGCCTGGTGTATGCGCGTATCTCAGGCTATGGCCAGGACGGCCCCTACGCCGACAAACCCGGCTTTGCCTCTGTGTGCGAAGGCATCGGCGGTTTTCGTTATGTGAACGGTTTTCCCGGCGAGCGGCCGGTGCGCCCGAACCTGTCCATGGGTGACACCCTGGCCGGCATTCATGCCGCACTCGGTATCGTGCTCGCACTGTTTGAACGCGAGCGCGGCGGCGACGGCCAGGTGGTGGATGTGTCGCTGTTCGAATCCGTGTTCAACCTGCTCGAAGCGGTGATTCCCGAATTCGATGGCGCCGGCGTGGTGCGCGGCCCGTCCGGCTCCACGGTGACCGGTATCGTGCCCACCAACACCTATCTGTGCGCCGACGGCCGCTACGTGATCATCGGCGGCAATGGCGACTCGATCTTCAAGCGTCTGATGAGCGCCGCCGGCCGCGACGACATGGCCAACGATGCACGGCTGGCCAACAACAGTGGCCGCGTGCAGCACGAACAGATGATCGACGATGCACTGTCTGCCTGGTGCGCCGGCCTCGACAGCCAGGCGGTGCTGGCCGCACTGGAAACCGCACGGGTGCCTGCCGGTCCGATCTATTCTGTCGCCGACATGTTCAACGACCCGCATTTCCATGCGCGCGGGCTGTTCGAACAGGTGGAGATCAACGGCAAGCCGCTGCGCATTCCGGCGCTGATGCCGAAGCTTGCCGGCACGCCGGGCCGGACACGCTGGCCCGGGCAGGCGACGGGGACGCACAACGAAGAAATCCTGCGTGACGGGCTGGGGCTGGATGATGCCACCTGGGCCGCACTGCAAAAGAGTGGCGTGATCGGTTAA
- a CDS encoding class I SAM-dependent methyltransferase, with protein MTAESGKTAPSGLLEQLHAVLPEASLAATPLPRIPALRLWLLADILSSRALSPQTVNTLMEQPPYWSFCWASGQVLGAWLLAHPATVAGRTVVDVGSGSGVVALSAALAGAARVIACDLDPYARLAVQENAALNGLRVETCDALADCLPQAEVLTAADILYDRDNLSLLQTFRAAPSVWLADSRIPGLNPPGYRRLTEEQASTWPDLGESSEYNRVRLFVAEGAGPV; from the coding sequence ATGACAGCGGAATCAGGAAAGACAGCGCCGTCCGGGCTGCTCGAACAGTTGCATGCGGTGTTGCCGGAAGCGTCGCTGGCGGCCACGCCGCTGCCGCGCATCCCGGCGCTGCGGTTGTGGTTGCTGGCGGACATCCTGTCCAGCCGGGCGCTGTCGCCACAGACGGTGAATACGCTGATGGAACAGCCCCCGTACTGGTCGTTCTGCTGGGCGTCCGGACAGGTGCTCGGTGCCTGGCTGCTGGCGCATCCGGCGACGGTGGCAGGGCGCACCGTGGTGGATGTGGGCAGCGGTTCTGGTGTGGTGGCGCTGTCCGCTGCACTGGCGGGCGCGGCCCGGGTGATTGCCTGCGACCTCGATCCGTACGCGCGGCTGGCGGTACAGGAGAATGCTGCGCTCAATGGCCTGCGGGTGGAGACCTGCGATGCACTGGCCGATTGCCTGCCACAGGCGGAGGTGCTGACCGCCGCCGACATTCTCTACGACCGTGACAACCTCTCTCTGCTGCAGACGTTTCGGGCGGCCCCGTCCGTATGGCTGGCGGATTCGCGTATCCCCGGCCTGAACCCGCCGGGCTACCGGCGGCTGACCGAGGAGCAGGCCAGCACCTGGCCGGACCTGGGTGAATCCAGTGAATATAACCGCGTGCGGCTGTTCGTCGCGGAGGGCGCGGGCCCGGTGTGA
- a CDS encoding DegQ family serine endoprotease produces the protein MQAIRFRRLPVPAFLILLGMLLALPAQAVLPRIIGDGQELPSLAPMLEEVSPAVVNIATFARVRAHQNPLMQDPFFRRFFNLPDQPGQMPERRTASAGSGVIVDAKNGYVLTNAHVVRNADEVEVTLVDGRTMKAEVVGTDSGVDLAVLKVEADNLVEIKIADSTTLRVGDFVIAIGNPFGLGQTVTSGIVSALGRTGLRIDGYENFIQTDASINPGNSGGALVNLRGELVGINTAIIAPAGGNIGIGFAIPTEMAGNVMMQLIENGEVRRGVLGVTVQDLGPELAEAFDVEQKSGVVVSQVLDNSAASEAGLQPGDIVTAVDGKPITRAADLRNRVGLSPVGEQVRLDIVRDGKSRQVVAVIRETGGQTADGNAVSEHLRGASIRDLRDGEVDYASKGVLVEDVEDGSAAWRAGLRRGDVIINANRKDVENVDQLRAAVPDQDAALLLRLNRSGGMFFVVLR, from the coding sequence TTGCAAGCAATTCGATTCCGGCGCCTGCCCGTGCCGGCTTTCCTGATACTGCTGGGCATGCTGCTGGCCCTGCCGGCGCAGGCCGTTTTACCCCGCATCATCGGCGATGGCCAGGAGTTGCCGTCACTGGCGCCGATGCTGGAAGAAGTATCGCCGGCGGTGGTGAATATCGCGACGTTCGCGCGCGTGCGCGCGCATCAGAACCCGCTCATGCAGGACCCGTTTTTCCGTCGTTTCTTCAACCTGCCTGACCAGCCCGGGCAAATGCCCGAACGGCGTACCGCCAGTGCCGGCTCCGGGGTGATCGTGGACGCCAAGAACGGCTATGTCCTGACCAACGCGCACGTGGTGCGCAATGCCGACGAAGTGGAAGTGACGCTGGTGGATGGCCGCACCATGAAAGCCGAAGTGGTGGGCACGGACAGCGGTGTTGACCTGGCGGTATTGAAAGTCGAGGCCGACAACCTGGTGGAAATCAAGATTGCCGATTCCACCACGCTGCGGGTCGGTGACTTTGTGATTGCCATCGGCAACCCGTTCGGCCTGGGCCAGACGGTGACCTCGGGGATCGTTTCGGCGCTGGGCCGCACCGGCCTGCGCATCGACGGCTATGAAAATTTCATCCAGACCGACGCGTCCATCAACCCGGGCAATTCCGGCGGGGCGCTGGTGAATCTGCGTGGCGAACTGGTGGGCATCAACACCGCCATCATTGCGCCGGCCGGCGGCAACATCGGCATCGGCTTTGCCATCCCCACGGAAATGGCCGGCAATGTGATGATGCAACTGATCGAGAATGGTGAAGTGCGTCGCGGTGTGCTCGGCGTGACGGTGCAGGACCTCGGCCCGGAGCTGGCAGAAGCCTTCGATGTGGAACAGAAAAGCGGTGTCGTGGTGAGCCAGGTGCTGGACAACAGTGCGGCCTCGGAAGCCGGCCTGCAGCCGGGCGATATCGTCACGGCGGTGGATGGCAAGCCGATCACCCGCGCGGCGGATCTGCGTAACCGGGTGGGTCTGTCGCCGGTGGGCGAGCAGGTACGTCTGGATATTGTCCGCGACGGCAAGTCGCGCCAGGTGGTGGCGGTGATCCGCGAAACCGGTGGGCAGACGGCCGACGGCAATGCGGTGTCCGAGCATCTGCGCGGCGCCAGCATCCGCGACTTGCGTGATGGCGAAGTGGATTACGCCAGCAAGGGTGTGCTGGTCGAGGATGTGGAAGATGGCAGCGCCGCCTGGCGTGCCGGCCTGCGTCGCGGCGATGTGATCATCAATGCCAACCGCAAGGATGTGGAAAATGTCGACCAGTTGCGTGCCGCCGTACCGGACCAGGATGCGGCCCTGCTGCTGCGGCTCAACCGCTCCGGCGGGATGTTCTTCGTCGTGCTGCGGTAG